A stretch of DNA from Alistipes sp. ZOR0009:
GAGCGATTTACTATTGATATTTTTTATGATTTAATTATGGAAAAAATAGTTAATTTCGCACTTTACAAGACGAAGTACATTGATAACCCAGTAAATTACTTATTTCACTGAATATGGCAACAGAAAAAAACAAAGCCGTAGAGGCCAACGAGCTTTCGGTAGAGGAAAGACTCAGAACGCTTTATGAGCTTCAGGTTGTAGATTCTGAAATCGATAAGATTAAAACGCTAAGAGGGGAACTTCCGCTCGAAGTTCAAGACCTTGAAGACGAAATAGAAGGGTTGGACACCCGCGTAAGGAACCTCGAGAACGAAATTCTTAATCTAAATAGCCAGATTGCCAAGAAAAAATCGGATATCGAAAACTCGAAGGGGTTAATCAAAAAATACGAAGAGCAGCAAAACAACGTTCGCAACAACCGCGAATTTGAGTCGCTAGCAAAGGAAATCGAATTCCAAACGTTAGAAATAGAGCTTTCAGAAAAGCGTATTCGTGAGTTTACCGTTCAGGTTAAGGACAAGAATCGCCTAATCGAGGATGCAAAGCTTCACATCCAGGAGCGTGCTA
This window harbors:
- a CDS encoding zinc ribbon domain-containing protein; amino-acid sequence: MATEKNKAVEANELSVEERLRTLYELQVVDSEIDKIKTLRGELPLEVQDLEDEIEGLDTRVRNLENEILNLNSQIAKKKSDIENSKGLIKKYEEQQNNVRNNREFESLAKEIEFQTLEIELSEKRIREFTVQVKDKNRLIEDAKLHIQERAIDLENKRRELNEITSETQKEEDELTERSQKLEQLIEPRLIYAYKRIRSNARNGLAVATVKRDACGGCFNRIPPQRQLDIKLSKKVIVCEYCGRILVDASFAGESEE